A window of the Fragaria vesca subsp. vesca unplaced genomic scaffold, FraVesHawaii_1.0 scf0513126, whole genome shotgun sequence genome harbors these coding sequences:
- the LOC101310188 gene encoding receptor-like serine/threonine-protein kinase At2g45590-like, giving the protein MWLMYVNHLHLRRRHGDGHREEEKAGSGNRLNWTGKEDSDPSVINGGVKPNSVLLDLDLKAKIGDFSWQRLETDDEVDRESQVVVVEEEDKGEIEKEES; this is encoded by the exons AT GTGGTTGATGTATGTCAACCATTTGCATTTGCGTCGCCGACATGGTGATGGCCACcgtgaagaagagaaagctgGATCTGG GAATAGATTAAACTGGACTGGAAAAGAAGATTCTGACCCGTCGGTGATTAACGGCGGTGTAAAGCCGAACAGTGTGTTGTTGGACTTGGATTTAAAAgctaaaattggggatttcaGCTGGCAGAGATTGGAAACAGACGATGAGGTGGATCGAGAAAGTCAAGTGGTGgtggtagaagaagaagataagggAGAGATCGAGAAAGAAGAGTCGTGA